A region of Massilia sp. WG5 DNA encodes the following proteins:
- a CDS encoding NADP-dependent oxidoreductase, whose product MTDAVQTNQQFRLASRPVGLPTKDNWQLAEEPLAPLEEGQVRVKLLYLSLDPAMRGWMNEGKSYIRPVAIGETMRAGAVGRVVESRSKRFAVGEHVSGAFGVQRFWTGPADDKGGLVKIDPALAPLPAWLNVLGMPGMTAYFGLLDIGQPKAGETVLVSAAAGAVGATVGQIAKHLGCRVVGIAGGADKCRFVVEEFGFDACIDYKEGPIGPGLKQHCPDGVDVYFDNVGGEILDAVLTRINMKARIVICGAISQYNNTTKVAGPANYLSLLVNRARMEGMVVFDFAHRYPEGVARLAQWLREGSIKHREHVVEGFENFPAALLMLFEGKNFGKLVLKIADD is encoded by the coding sequence ATGACCGACGCCGTCCAGACCAACCAGCAATTCCGCCTCGCTTCCCGCCCCGTCGGCCTGCCGACGAAGGACAACTGGCAGCTCGCCGAGGAACCGCTTGCGCCGCTGGAGGAAGGCCAGGTGCGCGTGAAGCTGCTGTACCTGTCGCTCGACCCCGCCATGCGCGGCTGGATGAACGAAGGGAAGTCGTATATCCGTCCGGTGGCGATCGGCGAGACGATGCGCGCCGGCGCGGTCGGCCGGGTGGTGGAATCGAGATCAAAGCGCTTTGCCGTGGGCGAGCACGTCAGCGGCGCCTTCGGCGTGCAGCGCTTCTGGACCGGTCCGGCCGACGACAAGGGCGGCCTGGTGAAGATCGACCCGGCGCTGGCGCCCCTGCCCGCCTGGCTGAACGTACTCGGCATGCCGGGCATGACCGCGTATTTCGGCCTGCTCGACATCGGCCAGCCGAAGGCCGGCGAGACGGTGCTGGTGTCGGCCGCCGCCGGCGCGGTCGGGGCGACGGTCGGCCAGATCGCCAAACACCTTGGCTGCCGCGTGGTGGGCATCGCGGGCGGCGCCGACAAATGCCGCTTCGTGGTCGAGGAATTCGGCTTCGACGCCTGCATCGACTACAAGGAAGGCCCCATCGGGCCGGGCCTGAAGCAGCACTGCCCGGACGGCGTCGACGTCTATTTCGACAACGTCGGCGGCGAGATCCTGGACGCCGTCCTCACCCGCATCAACATGAAGGCGCGCATCGTGATCTGCGGCGCGATCTCGCAGTACAACAACACGACGAAGGTAGCCGGCCCGGCCAACTACCTGTCCCTGCTGGTGAACCGTGCGCGCATGGAGGGCATGGTGGTGTTCGATTTCGCACACCGCTATCCGGAAGGCGTGGCGCGACTGGCGCAGTGGCTGCGCGAGGGCAGCATCAAGCACCGCGAGCACGTGGTCGAGGGTTTCGAGAACTTCCCTGCCGCGCTGCTGATGCTGTTCGAAGGGAAGAACTTCGGCAAGCTGGTGCTGAAAATCGCCGACGACTGA
- the purU gene encoding formyltetrahydrofolate deformylase, protein MTHPEYILTLSCLDQRGIVLRVSGFLAEHGCNIIDSDQFGDAESKLFFMRIHFALEEPNVSDATLRAGFDVLCAHLGASGQLHDAARKPRVLIMVSKIGHCLNDLLFRYRSGLLPVEIPAIVSNHMEFYQLAASYNIPFHHLPLEAGASDADKLAQESRIIELLDRHQIDLVVLARYMQILSPGLCEALKGRAINIHHSFLPSFKGARPYAQAHRRGVKLIGATAHFVTGDLDEGPIIEQDVERVDHAMGVEALTAIGRDVESVVLARAVKWFVEHRILLNGDKTVVFS, encoded by the coding sequence ATGACGCACCCCGAATACATCCTGACCCTGTCCTGCCTGGACCAGCGCGGCATCGTCCTGCGCGTTTCCGGCTTCCTGGCCGAGCACGGCTGCAACATCATCGACTCCGACCAGTTCGGCGACGCGGAATCGAAGCTGTTCTTCATGCGCATCCACTTTGCGCTGGAAGAGCCGAACGTGTCGGACGCCACCCTGCGCGCCGGCTTCGACGTCCTCTGCGCCCACCTGGGCGCGTCCGGCCAGCTGCACGACGCGGCGCGCAAGCCGCGCGTGCTGATCATGGTCTCGAAGATCGGCCACTGCCTGAACGACCTGCTGTTCCGCTACCGCAGCGGCCTGCTGCCGGTGGAAATTCCGGCCATCGTTTCGAACCACATGGAGTTCTACCAGCTCGCGGCCAGTTACAATATCCCCTTTCACCACTTGCCGCTCGAAGCCGGCGCCAGCGACGCCGACAAGCTGGCGCAGGAAAGCCGCATCATCGAGCTGCTGGACCGGCACCAGATCGACCTGGTCGTGCTGGCGCGCTACATGCAGATCCTGTCGCCGGGATTGTGCGAGGCCTTGAAGGGCAGGGCGATCAATATTCACCACTCCTTCCTGCCGAGCTTCAAGGGCGCGCGTCCGTATGCCCAGGCGCACCGGCGCGGCGTCAAGCTGATCGGCGCCACCGCCCACTTCGTCACCGGCGACCTGGACGAAGGCCCGATCATCGAGCAGGACGTCGAGCGGGTCGACCACGCCATGGGCGTCGAGGCGCTGACGGCGATCGGACGCGACGTCGAAAGCGTGGTGCTGGCGCGCGCGGTCAAGTGGTTCGTGGAACACCGCATCCTGCTGAACGGCGACAAGACCGTCGTGTTCAGCTGA
- a CDS encoding YaeQ family protein produces MALKATIYKADLNIADMDRNYYQEHALTIARHPSETDERLMIRLLAFALHADEALAFGKDLFDVEEPALWLKDLTGAIDTWIEVGQPDERRLMKASGRSEHVVVYSYSAVSHIWFKQIAKQIDRARNITIVNVAAESSAALERMCKRNMQIQCTIQDGQVWLTDGTDTVQVERETLLAERSY; encoded by the coding sequence ATGGCCCTGAAAGCAACGATCTACAAGGCAGACCTGAACATCGCGGACATGGACCGCAATTACTACCAGGAGCACGCGCTCACCATCGCGCGCCATCCTTCCGAAACCGACGAGCGCTTGATGATCCGCCTGCTCGCCTTCGCCCTGCACGCCGACGAGGCGCTGGCCTTCGGCAAGGACCTGTTCGACGTCGAGGAGCCGGCCCTGTGGCTGAAGGACCTGACCGGGGCCATCGACACCTGGATCGAGGTCGGCCAGCCCGACGAACGCCGCCTGATGAAGGCCAGCGGCCGTTCCGAGCACGTGGTGGTCTACAGCTACAGCGCGGTCAGCCACATCTGGTTCAAGCAGATCGCCAAGCAGATCGACCGCGCCCGCAACATCACGATCGTGAACGTCGCGGCCGAGTCCAGCGCCGCGCTCGAACGCATGTGCAAGCGCAACATGCAGATCCAGTGCACGATCCAGGACGGCCAGGTCTGGCTGACCGACGGCACGGACACGGTGCAGGTCGAACGCGAGACGCTGCTGGCCGAACGCTCGTATTAA
- a CDS encoding copper chaperone PCu(A)C: protein MNRHLLALALAGLVAVPALAQVSVSDPWIRATVPQAKVAGAFMQLKSAKPAKLVDVKSPVAGRVELHQMAMEGQTMRMRAVDAIDLPAGQTVNLASGGYHVMLFELKHQLKEGEQVPLTLVVQDADGKRENVALTVPVKPLTYTAR from the coding sequence ATGAACCGTCATCTTCTCGCGCTGGCGCTGGCCGGCCTCGTTGCCGTCCCGGCGCTGGCCCAGGTCAGCGTCAGCGATCCGTGGATCCGCGCCACCGTGCCCCAGGCAAAGGTGGCCGGCGCCTTCATGCAGCTGAAGTCCGCGAAGCCGGCGAAACTGGTCGACGTGAAGAGCCCGGTCGCCGGCCGGGTCGAACTGCACCAGATGGCGATGGAAGGCCAGACCATGCGCATGCGCGCCGTCGACGCCATCGACCTGCCTGCCGGCCAGACCGTCAACCTGGCCTCGGGCGGCTATCACGTGATGCTGTTCGAACTGAAGCACCAGCTGAAGGAGGGCGAGCAGGTGCCGCTGACCCTGGTGGTGCAGGACGCCGACGGCAAGCGCGAGAACGTCGCGCTGACGGTCCCGGTCAAGCCGCTGACCTACACCGCGCGGTAG
- a CDS encoding head GIN domain-containing protein, with translation MSTTTPNPRRRLLAACTLACAAAAMTAPAMAFDWSVGRSEQVQGNGNIKRQAREVGHFNGVAFSLPGQVEIRTGNSEGLTIETDDNLLPLIETVVEDGTLKIRNKNKVNIKTRTLKIVVQAREVDRLALAGSGSIDADRVAGSRLKFDVGGSGNIKVRKAEGESISVNLGGSGDLKVEEGAARSLSASIGGSGTVDMARVRLEKASVTVAGSGDATLWVRDSLSMTVAGSGDVNYYGDPQVSKSVVGSGNAKRLGAAPR, from the coding sequence ATGAGCACGACGACCCCGAACCCGCGCCGCCGCCTGCTGGCCGCCTGCACCCTCGCCTGCGCGGCCGCGGCCATGACGGCCCCGGCCATGGCCTTCGACTGGAGCGTCGGCCGCAGCGAACAGGTGCAGGGCAACGGCAACATCAAGCGCCAGGCGCGCGAGGTCGGCCACTTCAACGGCGTGGCCTTCTCGCTGCCGGGCCAGGTCGAGATCCGCACCGGCAACAGCGAAGGCCTCACCATCGAGACCGACGACAACCTGCTGCCGCTGATCGAGACCGTGGTCGAGGACGGCACCCTGAAGATCCGCAACAAGAACAAGGTCAACATCAAGACCCGGACCCTGAAGATCGTGGTGCAGGCGCGCGAAGTGGACCGCCTGGCGCTGGCCGGCTCCGGCAGCATCGATGCCGACCGCGTCGCCGGTTCGCGCCTGAAGTTCGATGTCGGCGGTTCCGGCAACATCAAGGTGCGCAAGGCCGAGGGCGAATCGATCAGCGTGAACCTGGGCGGCAGCGGCGACCTGAAGGTAGAGGAAGGCGCGGCGCGCAGCCTGTCGGCCTCGATCGGCGGCTCGGGCACCGTCGACATGGCGCGCGTGCGCCTGGAGAAGGCCAGCGTGACGGTGGCCGGCTCGGGCGACGCGACCCTGTGGGTACGCGACAGCCTGAGCATGACGGTGGCCGGCTCCGGCGACGTCAATTACTACGGCGATCCGCAGGTCAGCAAGTCGGTGGTCGGCTCCGGCAACGCCAAGCGCCTGGGCGCCGCCCCGCGCTGA
- a CDS encoding type IV pilus twitching motility protein PilT, whose product MEYHQSSQIPTLSYIENEDHPVFGTLVEQILHLLNSKLVFSDIIIHQNSPLMLRQPKGLVAVTDSPITKEELEEFFDVIEPNWSERIQERAFDRSIDLHTARIRANCFSFQGKKRLGCVIRRFPKEPLALDSLGLHPDEQEFARMTSGLVLIIGDTCQGKSTTIASILDEINRQRSGHIITIEDPVETLIPQRKCIITQREVGVDGDVDSYYLGALDALRERPDVIVIGEIRDAQTAQEALALAESGPLVLASLHARSTELGLQKMLRLLGNSEAQGQALAHALRGVLCQALLPSKQGNRYHLATECLSISPAVAGMIEQGDLGAIRAHMNAGREPGCHTMNSVLEGLLASHKVGVDDARAATTDRIGFAEMV is encoded by the coding sequence ATGGAATACCACCAGTCCTCGCAGATTCCCACCCTCTCGTATATCGAAAACGAAGACCATCCGGTGTTCGGCACCCTGGTCGAGCAGATCCTGCACCTGCTGAACTCGAAGCTGGTGTTTTCGGACATCATCATTCACCAGAACAGCCCGCTGATGCTGCGCCAGCCGAAGGGCCTGGTGGCGGTGACGGATTCGCCGATCACGAAGGAGGAACTGGAAGAGTTCTTCGACGTCATCGAACCGAACTGGTCCGAGCGCATCCAGGAACGCGCGTTCGACCGTTCGATCGACCTGCACACGGCGCGGATCCGCGCCAACTGTTTCAGCTTCCAGGGCAAGAAGCGCCTGGGCTGCGTGATCCGCCGCTTCCCCAAGGAGCCGCTGGCGCTCGACAGCCTCGGCCTCCATCCGGACGAGCAGGAATTCGCGCGCATGACCAGCGGCCTGGTATTGATCATCGGCGACACCTGCCAGGGCAAGTCGACCACCATCGCCTCGATCCTGGACGAGATCAACCGCCAGCGCTCGGGCCACATCATCACCATCGAAGACCCGGTCGAGACCCTGATCCCCCAGCGCAAGTGCATCATCACCCAGCGCGAAGTGGGCGTCGACGGCGACGTCGACAGCTATTACCTCGGCGCGCTGGATGCGCTGCGCGAGCGTCCGGACGTGATCGTGATCGGCGAGATCCGCGACGCCCAGACTGCCCAGGAAGCGCTGGCGCTGGCCGAATCGGGCCCGCTGGTGCTGGCGTCCCTGCATGCGCGTTCGACCGAGCTGGGCCTGCAGAAGATGCTGCGCCTGCTGGGGAATTCGGAAGCCCAGGGCCAGGCCCTGGCGCATGCCCTGCGCGGCGTGCTGTGCCAGGCCCTGCTGCCGTCGAAGCAGGGCAACCGCTACCACCTCGCCACCGAATGCCTGAGCATCAGCCCGGCGGTGGCCGGCATGATCGAGCAGGGCGACCTGGGCGCCATCCGCGCGCACATGAACGCCGGCCGCGAACCGGGCTGCCATACGATGAACAGCGTGCTGGAAGGGCTGCTGGCCTCGCACAAGGTCGGCGTCGACGATGCGCGCGCGGCGACCACCGACCGGATCGGCTTCGCGGAGATGGTGTAA
- a CDS encoding PEP-CTERM sorting domain-containing protein (PEP-CTERM proteins occur, often in large numbers, in the proteomes of bacteria that also encode an exosortase, a predicted intramembrane cysteine proteinase. The presence of a PEP-CTERM domain at a protein's C-terminus predicts cleavage within the sorting domain, followed by covalent anchoring to some some component of the (usually Gram-negative) cell surface. Many PEP-CTERM proteins exhibit an unusual sequence composition that includes large numbers of potential glycosylation sites. Expression of one such protein has been shown restore the ability of a bacterium to form floc, a type of biofilm.) yields MKKILITLATAFASFGASAAPAPVLPAGPIYLQFVGQEQIAVGGAHTYGSSEINWGVFVVNTMAAGKVGTPNDSIDQNTLNSAFFTNQVGGQITGMFYGIEKGGVSDSNAFPATSGYLDLYWRDTSKVAATAIDKSMPVAGVRCGYSCANGFTTDSVLLAHLYFDTGMDDSNDKNTVVGSSVPTTQKGFKGFASSYLSVDMTQEGLWSEQLNANWFTTGTGNADLRIDNVYSNNANWNGGAGILGAQVTSGAGQTYALPEPGALSLMGLALVGMGAALRRRSRK; encoded by the coding sequence ATGAAAAAAATTCTTATTACCTTGGCAACCGCCTTCGCCAGCTTCGGCGCTTCCGCCGCACCGGCGCCGGTATTGCCGGCTGGCCCGATTTACCTGCAGTTCGTCGGCCAGGAACAAATTGCCGTCGGTGGTGCTCACACCTATGGCAGCAGCGAAATCAACTGGGGCGTGTTCGTTGTGAACACCATGGCGGCCGGCAAAGTAGGCACGCCGAACGATTCCATTGACCAGAACACGCTCAACAGCGCCTTCTTCACGAACCAGGTTGGCGGCCAGATCACCGGCATGTTCTATGGGATCGAAAAAGGCGGCGTTTCGGACAGCAATGCGTTTCCTGCAACGAGCGGCTACCTTGACCTGTACTGGCGCGACACGAGCAAAGTGGCTGCAACCGCCATCGATAAAAGCATGCCTGTGGCCGGCGTTCGTTGCGGTTACAGCTGCGCGAACGGCTTTACCACCGATAGCGTTCTCCTCGCCCACCTGTATTTCGATACCGGCATGGATGACTCCAACGACAAGAACACTGTCGTAGGCAGCTCGGTGCCGACCACCCAAAAAGGCTTCAAGGGTTTCGCCAGCTCCTATCTGTCGGTTGACATGACCCAGGAAGGCCTGTGGAGCGAGCAATTGAACGCGAACTGGTTCACGACCGGTACCGGCAATGCCGATCTTCGCATCGACAACGTCTATTCGAACAATGCTAACTGGAATGGCGGTGCGGGCATCCTGGGCGCGCAGGTCACTTCCGGCGCCGGCCAGACCTACGCCCTGCCGGAACCGGGCGCACTGTCGCTGATGGGCCTGGCGCTGGTCGGCATGGGCGCTGCACTGCGCCGCCGCTCGCGCAAGTAA
- a CDS encoding c-type cytochrome encodes MTPVPRRVLMALGALLVLALTAVLLAWPRAEFIPSRSPQAWAPSAQNIARGAYLARAGDCAACHTARGGIAYAGGRAVDTPFGRVVAPNLTPDHETGLGAWTADDFWNALHNGVGKDGRLLYPAFPYPNYTKVTREDADALFAWLRSLPPARQPRQPHQLRFPYDSQAALAAWRLLYFKPGVYSQAPARGADWNRGAYLVEGLGHCSACHSPRNGLGASGQGLHGGLIPVLGWYAPSLASQDPHLAQLLHTGVSPQGAVFGPMAEVVGQSLQYLSEGDVGAMSVYLTSLPTDGAGRAPAEAPPEALMKLGERLYGQHCADCHGKDGRGAADKDGGPAWPPLAGNRTLQQPEAVNAIRIVLNGGFAPATAGNPRPYGMPPYSPVLNDAEVAAVLSYVRASWGNAARMVTPAEVNGLRAVPLD; translated from the coding sequence ATGACGCCCGTCCCGCGTCGCGTCCTGATGGCGCTCGGGGCCCTGCTCGTCCTCGCCCTGACCGCCGTGCTGCTGGCCTGGCCGCGCGCCGAATTCATCCCCTCCCGCTCGCCGCAGGCCTGGGCGCCGAGCGCGCAGAACATCGCGCGCGGCGCCTACCTCGCGCGCGCCGGCGATTGCGCCGCCTGCCATACGGCGCGCGGCGGCATCGCCTACGCCGGCGGACGCGCGGTCGACACGCCTTTCGGCCGGGTGGTGGCGCCGAACCTCACGCCGGACCATGAAACCGGCCTCGGCGCCTGGACCGCCGACGATTTCTGGAACGCCCTGCACAACGGCGTCGGCAAGGACGGCCGCCTGCTCTACCCTGCCTTCCCCTATCCGAATTACACGAAGGTGACGCGCGAGGACGCCGACGCCCTGTTCGCCTGGCTGCGCAGCCTGCCGCCGGCGCGCCAGCCACGCCAGCCGCACCAGCTGCGCTTCCCCTACGACAGCCAGGCGGCGCTGGCGGCCTGGCGCCTGCTGTATTTCAAGCCGGGCGTCTACAGCCAGGCGCCGGCGCGCGGCGCGGACTGGAACCGCGGCGCTTACCTGGTCGAGGGCCTTGGCCACTGCAGCGCCTGCCACAGTCCGCGCAACGGCCTCGGGGCGAGCGGCCAGGGACTGCACGGCGGCCTGATTCCGGTGCTGGGCTGGTACGCGCCTTCGCTGGCATCGCAGGACCCGCATCTTGCGCAGCTGCTGCACACCGGCGTCTCGCCGCAGGGCGCGGTGTTCGGGCCGATGGCGGAGGTGGTCGGGCAAAGCCTGCAGTACCTGTCGGAGGGCGACGTCGGCGCGATGTCGGTGTATTTGACATCCCTGCCCACCGATGGCGCCGGGCGCGCGCCGGCGGAGGCGCCGCCGGAAGCCCTGATGAAGCTCGGCGAACGGCTGTATGGCCAGCACTGCGCCGACTGCCACGGCAAGGACGGGCGCGGCGCCGCCGACAAGGATGGCGGCCCGGCCTGGCCGCCGCTGGCCGGCAACCGGACCCTGCAGCAGCCGGAAGCGGTGAATGCGATCCGCATCGTCCTGAACGGCGGTTTCGCGCCGGCCACCGCGGGCAATCCCCGCCCCTACGGCATGCCGCCCTACAGTCCGGTGCTGAACGACGCCGAGGTAGCGGCGGTGCTCAGCTATGTCCGCGCCAGCTGGGGCAATGCGGCGCGGATGGTGACGCCGGCAGAGGTCAATGGCTTGCGTGCGGTGCCGCTGGACTAA